In one Thermodesulfobium acidiphilum genomic region, the following are encoded:
- a CDS encoding AAA family ATPase — translation MKIAVAGKGGVGKTTVCAWFADYLSRQGKDVLLIDADSNATLGLALGFSEGQLPIPISEELELINSRVGSGIINLNPKVEDIPERYCVTKDNIKLLILGGIKAAGSGCSCSANAFLKALLAHILLERDEIILVDLEGGIEHLGRGTVEGMDALIVVSEPTFISFKTAKSISLMASELGLTKKFLIFNKVSQVNLKFDAFDYFDRVNYIDFLPDLVRVSVSNSCILDIEQRKYCDTVFSDIFKFLNKEDQNGKKPGRDRRVKYL, via the coding sequence TTGAAGATTGCTGTAGCTGGTAAAGGCGGGGTAGGGAAGACTACTGTTTGTGCGTGGTTTGCTGATTATCTCTCTCGGCAGGGAAAAGATGTGCTCTTGATAGATGCCGATTCAAATGCGACACTTGGTCTTGCTTTAGGGTTTTCTGAAGGTCAATTGCCAATTCCTATATCAGAAGAGTTAGAGTTGATTAATTCCAGAGTGGGGAGCGGTATTATAAATCTAAATCCAAAAGTAGAGGATATCCCTGAAAGATACTGTGTTACAAAAGACAATATTAAGTTATTGATACTTGGTGGAATAAAGGCAGCAGGTAGTGGATGTTCTTGTAGTGCTAATGCTTTTCTCAAAGCCCTTCTCGCGCACATATTGCTCGAGAGAGACGAAATAATTTTGGTAGATCTGGAGGGGGGGATCGAACATTTAGGTAGAGGTACAGTAGAGGGTATGGATGCTTTAATAGTTGTTAGTGAACCAACATTTATAAGTTTTAAGACAGCAAAAAGTATATCTTTAATGGCATCTGAACTTGGATTAACAAAAAAATTTCTTATCTTTAATAAAGTATCTCAGGTCAATCTTAAGTTTGATGCTTTTGATTACTTTGATAGAGTAAATTATATAGATTTTCTTCCAGATCTTGTAAGAGTCAGCGTTTCCAATTCGTGTATCTTAGATATTGAGCAAAGAAAATATTGCGATACTGTTTTTTCTGATATATTTAAATTTTTGAATAAGGAGGACCAAAATGGCAAGAAGCCAGGAAGAGATCGAAGAGTTAAGTATCTGTAA
- a CDS encoding lytic transglycosylase domain-containing protein, which yields MKRVVQKQGLDISGLISSSGSFKEEYRTDFKKVLRETENSKSKKNLSNGSSSKFSGLISSSGAVFSSEISPTLSNVEDTNASFNKTKLKEVASSDWEKELPEIANEYGIKPSLLKAIVLAESNGNPNAVSPDGAMGLGQLMPSTARGLGVENPFDPIENLRGTAKYLSSLLKTFKSIDLALAAYNAGPGSVEKFNGVPPYAETINYIRRVKSLMVSVSV from the coding sequence ATGAAAAGGGTGGTTCAGAAACAGGGGCTTGATATTTCAGGTTTGATATCTAGCTCTGGCTCTTTTAAAGAGGAGTATAGGACTGACTTTAAAAAGGTTTTAAGGGAAACTGAAAATTCAAAAAGTAAAAAGAATTTATCTAATGGCTCTTCTTCGAAATTTAGCGGTTTGATCTCATCTTCTGGTGCTGTGTTCTCATCAGAAATTAGTCCTACTTTATCCAACGTTGAGGATACTAACGCAAGCTTTAATAAAACTAAACTAAAAGAGGTCGCTTCAAGTGATTGGGAAAAGGAACTTCCAGAAATAGCTAATGAATATGGCATCAAGCCAAGCTTGTTAAAGGCAATAGTTTTAGCTGAATCTAACGGTAATCCAAATGCAGTTTCTCCTGATGGGGCAATGGGATTGGGACAACTTATGCCGTCTACTGCAAGAGGCTTAGGGGTTGAAAACCCATTTGATCCGATAGAGAATCTAAGGGGGACGGCTAAATATCTTTCCAGTTTATTAAAAACTTTTAAAAGCATAGACTTAGCGCTTGCAGCGTATAACGCTGGACCAGGTTCTGTTGAAAAATTTAACGGAGTACCTCCATATGCTGAAACCATAAACTATATCAGACGTGTTAAGAGTTTAATGGTTTCGGTTTCAGTTTAG
- a CDS encoding HDOD domain-containing protein yields the protein MIDLSQKAQENMKQILDRVSDIPPLPNIVIEALNVIKDPKSTAVSLANVISQDQALTARVLRLSNAAYFGYARRIKTVTEAIVILGFGVVENILYAAALHAHLSKEVEGYELQKGALWEHSMSVAIGAKTLAKLVKYPKPEEPFTAGILHDIGKTIIGKFVQKEFQTINELVDEGKSFQEAEISVLGFDHAYLGGKVAEKWNLPTMLIEAISHHHSPMDAKEYLDIVCIVHIADAVALMSGQGIGADGLLYRLEPKAMEVLNIKEEHLENIYTQVVQAFIDHKQLLELD from the coding sequence ATGATAGATCTTTCTCAAAAAGCACAGGAAAACATGAAACAGATCTTAGATAGAGTATCCGATATACCCCCCTTGCCAAACATAGTAATAGAAGCTTTAAATGTGATAAAGGACCCGAAGTCAACGGCTGTCAGTTTGGCAAACGTTATAAGTCAGGATCAGGCGCTCACTGCAAGAGTTTTAAGACTTTCAAATGCTGCTTATTTTGGTTATGCTAGAAGAATAAAAACTGTTACTGAAGCGATTGTGATATTGGGATTTGGAGTTGTTGAAAACATCCTTTATGCAGCAGCGCTTCACGCACATTTATCCAAAGAAGTTGAGGGATATGAACTTCAAAAGGGAGCGCTTTGGGAGCACTCTATGTCGGTTGCAATTGGCGCAAAAACTCTTGCAAAGTTAGTTAAATACCCCAAGCCAGAAGAACCATTTACGGCTGGCATACTTCATGATATAGGGAAAACCATAATAGGCAAATTTGTTCAAAAAGAGTTTCAGACAATAAATGAACTGGTAGATGAAGGTAAATCGTTTCAGGAGGCTGAAATTTCTGTTCTTGGTTTTGATCATGCCTATCTTGGAGGTAAAGTTGCAGAAAAATGGAATTTACCTACAATGTTAATTGAAGCTATTTCTCACCATCACAGCCCTATGGATGCTAAGGAATACCTTGATATTGTTTGTATAGTACATATTGCAGATGCAGTTGCTTTAATGAGTGGTCAGGGTATTGGCGCTGACGGGCTTTTATATAGATTAGAACCAAAAGCTATGGAAGTTTTAAATATTAAAGAAGAGCATCTTGAAAACATTTACACTCAGGTGGTTCAGGCTTTTATCGATCACAAACAGCTTTTGGAGTTAGACTAA
- a CDS encoding MFS transporter, which translates to MNYRYLFLLTMGHLFTDLNQGALPALLPFMISYHGLNYAAAAGLIFAANFLSSVVQPIFGVMADKHAKAWMMILGIFLAGFGIGLSSYIPNYLILFFIISISGLGVAMFHPEGALLANKLAGQKKASGLSLFALGGNGGYAFGPIIATVSILNFGFHATIILFFLSLFMAIILLPHIPFFDKILQSPKETKTLWAKNTKNQIKAFFILTMIVFCRSGIFFGLNTFIPLFWIHHYHASQTEGSIALTIFFLMGTIGTILGGNLADRLGYVNIVRSGFILLLPALLAFPFINNQVLAMIFLLPIGFAVYMAFSPMVVLGQKYLPNSMGLASGITIGLAVSVGGIIAPLLGVLADSFGLISAFYAIAIIPLIAVPLSFCLPKD; encoded by the coding sequence ATGAACTATAGATACCTTTTCTTGCTAACAATGGGTCACCTCTTCACCGATCTAAATCAGGGCGCTCTTCCCGCTTTATTGCCATTCATGATATCGTATCACGGTCTGAACTATGCAGCTGCTGCAGGACTTATTTTCGCTGCTAATTTTTTGTCTTCTGTAGTTCAACCAATTTTTGGAGTAATGGCAGACAAGCATGCAAAGGCATGGATGATGATACTTGGAATTTTTTTGGCGGGATTTGGCATCGGCCTTTCAAGTTATATACCAAATTACTTAATATTGTTTTTTATTATCTCTATAAGTGGTCTTGGCGTGGCAATGTTTCACCCTGAGGGCGCTCTCTTAGCGAACAAGCTGGCAGGTCAAAAAAAGGCAAGCGGGCTTTCACTATTTGCGCTTGGTGGCAATGGCGGATATGCATTTGGACCAATTATTGCTACTGTATCAATACTAAATTTTGGGTTTCATGCTACTATTATTTTATTTTTCTTAAGCCTATTTATGGCAATTATACTTCTACCTCACATCCCATTTTTTGATAAAATACTCCAAAGCCCAAAAGAAACTAAAACTCTTTGGGCAAAAAATACAAAAAATCAGATTAAAGCATTTTTTATATTAACGATGATAGTCTTTTGTAGGTCTGGTATATTCTTCGGATTAAATACATTTATTCCTCTCTTTTGGATACATCATTATCACGCTTCACAAACCGAAGGAAGCATTGCATTAACTATTTTCTTTTTAATGGGGACAATTGGAACAATTTTGGGTGGCAATTTAGCTGATAGATTAGGATACGTCAATATCGTAAGATCTGGCTTTATTTTACTTTTACCAGCCCTTCTTGCTTTTCCTTTTATAAACAATCAGGTTTTGGCAATGATATTTCTATTGCCTATAGGCTTTGCAGTATATATGGCGTTTAGTCCAATGGTAGTTCTTGGTCAAAAATATCTTCCAAATAGCATGGGTTTAGCATCGGGGATAACAATAGGACTTGCTGTTAGCGTGGGAGGTATAATTGCACCTTTATTAGGAGTATTAGCAGACAGTTTTGGGCTAATTTCTGCGTTTTATGCGATAGCTATAATACCTCTTATAGCCGTACCCTTATCCTTTTGCCTACCAAAGGACTAA
- the flgB gene encoding flagellar basal body rod protein FlgB, whose protein sequence is MIINDPVFKILGFGLSGAYKRNEVLAQNIANADTPNYKSYDINFMSELKKALEEDRDSLPLKRTNPLHMSNIPNLSEDFKVEKRNEGTYINGNDVDPERENAMLLDNALYYESLLGSLSKEFTIWMNVVSDGKK, encoded by the coding sequence ATGATTATTAATGATCCCGTTTTTAAAATATTAGGGTTTGGCCTTTCAGGAGCATATAAGAGAAATGAAGTTCTTGCTCAAAATATAGCAAATGCCGATACGCCCAATTATAAGTCTTATGACATCAATTTTATGTCTGAACTAAAGAAAGCTCTAGAAGAAGATCGTGATAGTCTTCCCTTAAAGAGAACAAATCCACTTCATATGTCAAATATTCCTAATCTTAGCGAAGATTTTAAAGTAGAAAAAAGAAATGAAGGCACATATATCAATGGCAATGACGTAGATCCAGAAAGAGAAAACGCAATGCTTCTGGACAACGCCCTTTATTATGAATCTCTATTGGGAAGTCTTTCTAAAGAATTTACAATATGGATGAACGTGGTATCAGATGGTAAAAAGTAA
- a CDS encoding chemotaxis protein CheA yields the protein MDIDVNEYRSVFLEETRELIDQFEKSLLELEKDPNNSGAIQSLFRAAHTIKGSSASLGFDSLAKFTHSLESLMDMVRNSKIALNQNIINILFKGLDYIQEAVDDIEEGHNGDIDYTDLIEMIEKAKTSSIELSVSKTSSKVEKDITRSLEELNDIETGIINEAFIRGLNVFVIKFSLSQGCQMKYPRAYMVLKSLEQLGEIFKTVPSVTDIEQEKFDLDLVYYIVTKSSEEEVKNVVQSIAEVEMVEVMPYESTRTEHIQKAVQGGIEKDEKSEIKVKADFKKSQTIRISVERLDNLMNLVGELVIDRTRLIKISEDVEEALSGSESVTSLAEVTTHMGRTINLLQDEILRTRMLPVSHIFERFPRLVRDLSHQLNKQIDFIVSGEETELDKSIIDEIGEPLVHLIRNSLDHGIELPEERKAKGKPEKGRLKLSAKQEEGYVVIQIEDDGRGLDPDKIREKAKKRDIVSPNILDQMDDQALFELLFLPGFSTADKVSEVSGRGVGLDVVKSVVERLNGSVSLSSKLGEYTRFTLKFPLTLAIIQALLVKVGKEVYALPLNVVLETRFLEEEEVKSIQSQQVTLFRGEVLPVLRLADIFETPGKENFQDNFLVVVSTSDKNVVLSVSDLIGNSEVVIKPLGYIVNRVKGFFGATILGDGRVALIVDTVSLMSAVKEKNFIKVG from the coding sequence ATGGATATTGATGTAAACGAGTATAGATCGGTATTTTTAGAAGAAACAAGGGAACTTATAGATCAATTTGAAAAGTCTCTTTTGGAGCTAGAAAAGGATCCAAATAACTCAGGTGCTATACAATCTCTTTTTAGAGCTGCTCATACAATAAAGGGATCTTCAGCATCTCTTGGCTTTGACTCTCTTGCTAAGTTCACTCATAGTCTTGAAAGCCTGATGGATATGGTGAGAAATTCAAAAATCGCTTTGAATCAAAATATTATAAACATACTCTTTAAAGGCTTAGATTATATACAAGAAGCGGTAGATGATATAGAAGAAGGTCACAATGGAGATATAGATTATACTGATCTTATAGAAATGATAGAAAAAGCTAAGACTTCTTCAATAGAGCTAAGCGTTTCAAAGACCTCTTCTAAAGTAGAAAAAGATATTACACGTTCCTTAGAAGAGTTAAATGATATTGAAACTGGTATTATCAATGAAGCTTTTATAAGAGGACTTAACGTTTTTGTTATAAAGTTTTCTCTTTCCCAGGGATGCCAGATGAAATACCCTAGAGCGTATATGGTTCTAAAGTCTCTTGAACAACTGGGAGAAATATTTAAGACTGTGCCATCTGTAACTGATATAGAGCAGGAAAAGTTTGATTTGGATCTCGTCTACTATATAGTTACTAAGTCAAGCGAAGAAGAAGTGAAAAATGTTGTACAAAGCATTGCAGAAGTTGAGATGGTTGAAGTAATGCCGTATGAATCTACTAGAACAGAACATATACAAAAAGCAGTCCAGGGGGGTATAGAAAAGGATGAAAAAAGCGAAATAAAAGTTAAAGCTGATTTTAAAAAGAGTCAGACTATTAGAATTAGCGTAGAAAGGCTTGATAATCTAATGAATCTTGTAGGAGAGTTAGTTATAGATAGGACCAGGCTTATTAAAATCAGTGAGGATGTTGAAGAGGCTCTCTCTGGTTCAGAATCGGTGACTTCTCTTGCTGAAGTGACCACGCATATGGGTAGGACAATTAATCTACTTCAAGATGAAATACTAAGGACTAGAATGCTTCCTGTGTCGCACATATTTGAAAGGTTCCCTAGATTAGTTAGGGATTTGTCACATCAATTAAATAAGCAAATAGACTTTATAGTTTCTGGAGAGGAGACAGAACTTGACAAGTCAATAATAGACGAAATTGGTGAACCGCTTGTTCATCTTATCAGAAATTCTTTGGATCACGGTATTGAACTGCCAGAAGAAAGAAAAGCTAAAGGAAAACCAGAGAAGGGTAGGTTAAAACTCTCGGCTAAACAAGAAGAGGGTTATGTTGTTATCCAGATTGAAGATGATGGAAGGGGTTTAGATCCAGATAAGATTAGAGAAAAAGCAAAAAAAAGAGATATAGTGTCTCCCAACATATTGGATCAAATGGATGATCAGGCTTTATTCGAACTTCTCTTTCTTCCTGGCTTTTCTACAGCGGACAAGGTTTCTGAAGTCTCTGGTAGAGGAGTTGGCCTTGATGTAGTAAAGTCTGTAGTTGAAAGGTTAAATGGATCTGTATCTCTTAGCAGCAAGCTTGGCGAGTACACAAGGTTCACTTTGAAATTCCCTCTTACACTTGCTATTATACAGGCTTTGCTCGTTAAAGTTGGGAAAGAAGTTTATGCCCTACCATTGAATGTTGTTTTGGAAACGAGATTTTTAGAGGAGGAAGAGGTTAAATCCATACAATCGCAACAAGTAACCCTGTTCAGAGGAGAAGTTTTGCCGGTTTTAAGGCTTGCTGATATATTTGAAACTCCAGGTAAAGAAAATTTTCAAGACAATTTTCTTGTTGTTGTTTCTACCTCTGACAAAAATGTTGTTCTGTCTGTTAGTGATCTTATTGGAAATTCAGAAGTCGTTATAAAGCCCTTGGGTTACATAGTGAACAGAGTAAAGGGCTTTTTTGGTGCTACTATATTAGGAGATGGAAGAGTTGCCTTAATTGTAGATACCGTTTCTTTGATGAGCGCTGTTAAAGAGAAAAATTTCATAAAGGTGGGCTAA
- a CDS encoding sensor domain-containing diguanylate cyclase has protein sequence MKFITNCNLRSIRCRLLIVIVVSFLIPFLFFLCTLFIQYQDVKSDISNALDSVTERYKSTLENFISSEFYKLEIISSIDSIKNESFDSETVLKNLKGLFPEAQNIAYANMFGQIIYSSNSIKDVSVADRSYFIDAMKGEKALSGLLLLRISNKKAITFAVPVFSEKNFIRGVIIATIPLETLYKLINPINSSLIGNGYNIRFALLDQNSNVLVSSPGNSYQFTRNDYKSFLLNPINFLSLIFFDRWLGSEVRLAGTGWSIYCAISSFSFLSIIKLTFFGVLFSLFVLLMLLLFSYFFVYKEVSKPLKVLEKVFNDTKKDVREIDSIDSEKFTLEFKQLFNNIVNIWTQLDKKDKELEAVNKELRSAERRYRALVDNSLTGIFMLAPDFTFRYANVQFASIFGYSIAELLVKSLLDLFTQDGQEAIKSAVTDEGTIKGNRFHSIITGLHKNGNLIYLEILLTYLLDDDGIYLFGTAADVSDKVEYQRNLEFLSYRDSLTGIYNRRFFEEELAKLSISRLRRKVAIVVVDIDCLKWANDRIGHAEGDNLIIRTARLLESIFKELGEVCRIGGDEFAVICIDYRNDDLNKAIDRLKKVSGLTEGEHVPLYLSFGVAFGHVPGDDMQEIFRKADDAMYLDKGSHHEAVYNVLKTYVKERDIES, from the coding sequence TTGAAGTTTATTACAAATTGTAACCTAAGGAGTATAAGGTGTAGGCTCTTAATAGTAATTGTAGTATCCTTTTTGATTCCATTTCTATTTTTTTTGTGTACTCTTTTTATCCAATACCAGGATGTGAAAAGTGATATTTCAAATGCCCTTGACTCTGTAACCGAAAGGTATAAAAGCACATTAGAGAACTTTATTTCAAGCGAATTCTATAAGCTTGAAATAATTTCTTCTATTGATAGTATAAAGAACGAATCTTTTGATTCAGAAACAGTGTTAAAGAATCTAAAGGGTTTATTTCCGGAAGCTCAAAATATTGCATATGCTAATATGTTTGGTCAAATTATATACTCTTCAAACAGCATAAAAGATGTTTCTGTAGCAGATAGAAGCTATTTTATAGATGCTATGAAAGGAGAGAAAGCGCTCTCAGGACTTCTTCTATTAAGGATAAGTAATAAAAAGGCAATAACGTTTGCTGTGCCGGTTTTTTCAGAAAAAAATTTTATAAGAGGTGTGATAATTGCAACAATTCCGCTTGAGACCTTATATAAGCTGATAAATCCTATAAATAGTTCACTAATCGGTAATGGTTATAATATTAGATTTGCTTTACTAGATCAGAACTCAAATGTTCTTGTTTCTTCCCCTGGGAATTCTTATCAATTTACAAGAAATGATTACAAGAGCTTTTTATTAAATCCTATTAATTTTTTATCGCTTATATTTTTTGACAGGTGGCTTGGCAGTGAAGTAAGATTGGCAGGTACTGGATGGTCTATTTATTGTGCCATATCCTCTTTTTCTTTCTTAAGCATTATAAAATTAACATTTTTTGGAGTACTATTTAGCTTGTTTGTACTTCTAATGTTACTATTGTTTAGTTATTTTTTTGTTTATAAAGAAGTATCAAAACCCCTTAAAGTCCTTGAAAAAGTTTTTAATGATACAAAAAAGGACGTCAGAGAGATAGATTCTATAGATTCAGAAAAGTTTACTTTAGAGTTTAAGCAACTTTTTAATAATATTGTAAACATCTGGACACAATTAGATAAAAAGGATAAAGAGCTAGAAGCTGTTAATAAGGAATTAAGATCTGCAGAAAGAAGATATAGGGCCTTAGTTGACAACTCGCTTACTGGAATATTTATGCTTGCGCCTGACTTTACCTTTAGATATGCAAACGTACAATTTGCAAGTATTTTTGGCTACTCTATTGCAGAACTTTTGGTAAAATCTCTACTTGATCTGTTTACTCAGGATGGGCAAGAGGCAATAAAGTCTGCTGTTACTGATGAAGGTACAATTAAGGGCAATCGTTTTCATTCTATAATTACAGGCCTTCATAAAAACGGCAACTTAATATATTTAGAAATACTTTTGACATATTTACTTGATGATGACGGTATTTATCTTTTTGGCACAGCGGCAGATGTTTCTGACAAAGTTGAATATCAGAGAAATCTTGAATTTTTAAGTTATAGAGACTCTCTTACAGGAATATACAATAGAAGATTTTTTGAAGAGGAGTTAGCTAAGCTTAGTATTTCAAGACTAAGAAGAAAAGTTGCAATAGTTGTGGTTGATATTGACTGCTTAAAATGGGCAAACGATAGGATAGGGCACGCAGAAGGAGATAACCTAATAATTCGTACAGCTCGTTTATTAGAAAGTATTTTTAAAGAACTTGGAGAAGTGTGTAGAATTGGTGGAGATGAATTTGCGGTAATTTGTATTGATTATAGAAACGACGATTTAAACAAAGCCATAGATAGGCTAAAAAAAGTTTCCGGCTTAACTGAAGGCGAACATGTGCCTTTATATCTCTCTTTTGGCGTGGCATTTGGACACGTGCCTGGAGATGATATGCAAGAGATCTTTAGAAAAGCTGACGATGCGATGTATTTGGACAAGGGTTCACATCACGAAGCTGTATATAATGTGTTAAAAACATATGTAAAGGAACGAGACATAGAATCTTAG